The following are from one region of the Heterodontus francisci isolate sHetFra1 chromosome 34, sHetFra1.hap1, whole genome shotgun sequence genome:
- the LOC137349333 gene encoding zinc finger protein 235-like, whose protein sequence is MEAKSVEKPYTCSVCGRGFSRSAGLSVHKCSNAGEKLWKCGDREKELNYTSELETHRHSQTEERPFICTECGKGFTQSSSLLAHQRVHTGERPFTCTECGKGFTHSSSLLVHQRVHTGERPFTCTECGKGFSQSSSLLAHQRIHTGERPFTCTECGKGYINLCALRTHQRVHTGERPFTCTECGKGFTQLSSLHAHQRVHTGERPFTCSECGKRFSQSWNLLTHQRIHTGERPFTCSHCGKGFTTTSKLVKHKRVHTGERPFTCSECGKGFADSTTRLIHQRVHTGERPFTCSVCGKRFTQSSHLVSHQFIHIGERSYICSVCRKGFTRPSYLLRHQRVHR, encoded by the coding sequence atggaagcaaaaagtgtggagaaaccgtacacgtgttctgtgtgtggacgaggcttcagccgATCAGCTGGCCTGTCGGTACACAAGTGTAGTAACGCTGGGGAAaagctgtggaaatgtggggaccgtgagaaagaattaaattacacgtctgagctggaaactcatcgacacagtcaaactgaggagaggccgttcatctgcactgagtgtgggaagggatttactcagtcatcctccctactcgcacaccaacgagttcacactggggagaggccattcacctgcactgagtgtggaaagggattcactcattcatcctcCCTACTtgtacaccaacgagttcacactggggagaggccattcacctgcactgagtgtgggaagggattcagtcagtcatcctccctacttgcacaccagcgaattcacactggggagaggccattcacctgcactgagtgtgggaagggatacaTTAATTTATGCGCCCTGCgaacacaccaacgagttcacactggggagaggccattcacctgcactgagtgtgggaagggattcactcagttatcctccCTACacgcacaccaacgagttcacactggggagaggccgttcacctgctctgagtgtgggaagagattctctcagtcatggaacctgttgacacaccagcgaattcacactggggagaggccattcacctgctctcattgtgggaagggattcactactacaTCCAAGCTGGTGAAACACAAGCGAGTacacactggtgagaggccattcacctgctctgagtgtgggaagggatttgctgattcaactactcggctgatacaccagcgagttcacactggggagcggccattcacctgctccgtatgtgggaagagatttactcagtcatcccacctggtgtCGCACCAGTTCATTCACATTGGGGAGAGGTCATACATCTGCTCCGTGtgcaggaagggattcactcggccatcctatctgctgagacaccagcgagttcacagataa